One part of the Marichromatium purpuratum 984 genome encodes these proteins:
- a CDS encoding DNA internalization-related competence protein ComEC/Rec2, whose translation MLIAAALAFVLGALAALLLPVLPPPGWLVVTALVLSPGWRRPRVRLVSAALLGLCWSLWSLSSLVCHPLPDELVRAPLVVEGRVDALPVRRGHLTRFTFLVEHASHAGESVDFTGRVSLSWYRDAPLLSPGQRWRLPVRLKPVHGYANPGGFDYERWLFARRVVATGNLRAGEPPRLLDPAPSGYRLARLRQRLADHLAATLGERPALGAVQALTLGLRDALTPRDWEVLTRTGTNHLLAISGLHVAVIAPAVFWLGRLLWSRSRHLTLWLAAPRAGALFAASAALGYAALAGFAISTQRALIMLAVVLGALFWRRPLRPWQGFVMALAGVIALDPLAPLGAGFWLSFGAVAAILLALTGRLPSRTPWRRWGQVQWAVSIGLLPLLLLLFARASLVAPLVNLVAVPLFSLLLPLLLVAAVLSLLPGLAAPLRAVAWLLEQGLDGLGWIADQPWSAFALAARPPWVWLAATLGVALLLAPRGLPGRWLGLVGLAALALVRPQPPPPGALWLTLVDVGQGLAVVARTHEHTLVYDTGPGFASGFETGSAVLVPLLRAQGVERVDRLVISHADRDHAGGLAGLRRGVEVRRVDSGEPAALGLAGVGRCRAGQGWVWSGVRFRFLYPVTGGGSGNDASCVLRIEVGDISVLLTGDIGAAVERQLVARHGAALRSRVLVLAHHGSASSSSAALLDAVDPELALVASGYANHYGFPAETVCARLIARDIETRGTAHEGALTLRLDAEGLSIEPGWRARHDRLWRHRPAAGCAPRCPWACGRARTLAAWFVPLPAPLTAPTCRERAPAISRTD comes from the coding sequence GCAGCGCTCGCCTTCGTCCTCGGCGCCCTGGCGGCGCTGCTGCTGCCGGTGCTGCCGCCGCCGGGTTGGTTGGTGGTGACGGCGCTGGTGCTGTCGCCGGGGTGGCGACGTCCACGGGTCCGTCTGGTCAGTGCCGCGCTGCTCGGTCTCTGCTGGTCGCTGTGGTCGCTCTCCTCCCTGGTCTGTCATCCGCTGCCCGATGAACTGGTGCGCGCGCCCCTGGTGGTCGAGGGGCGGGTCGATGCGCTGCCGGTGAGACGAGGTCATCTCACACGCTTCACCTTCCTGGTCGAGCACGCCTCCCATGCCGGCGAGTCGGTCGATTTCACCGGCCGGGTCAGCCTGTCTTGGTATCGTGACGCCCCGCTGCTCAGTCCCGGTCAGCGCTGGCGGTTGCCGGTCCGGCTCAAACCTGTGCACGGCTATGCCAACCCGGGTGGTTTCGACTACGAGCGCTGGCTGTTCGCGCGGCGGGTGGTGGCGACCGGCAACCTGCGCGCCGGCGAGCCGCCGCGGCTGCTCGATCCCGCTCCGTCTGGCTATCGGCTGGCGCGGCTGCGTCAGCGGCTTGCCGATCATCTCGCGGCAACCCTCGGCGAGCGCCCGGCGCTCGGTGCGGTGCAGGCGCTCACCCTGGGGTTGCGCGATGCCCTCACGCCGCGCGACTGGGAGGTGCTCACCCGTACTGGGACCAATCACCTGCTGGCGATCTCCGGGCTGCATGTGGCGGTGATCGCGCCCGCGGTGTTCTGGCTGGGGCGCCTGCTGTGGTCGCGCAGTCGGCACCTGACCCTGTGGCTCGCCGCGCCCCGCGCCGGTGCACTGTTCGCGGCGAGCGCGGCGCTCGGCTATGCCGCGCTCGCCGGCTTCGCGATCTCCACCCAGCGCGCACTGATCATGCTTGCGGTGGTGCTCGGCGCGCTGTTCTGGCGGCGGCCATTGCGCCCCTGGCAGGGGTTCGTGATGGCGCTCGCCGGGGTGATCGCGCTCGATCCGCTGGCCCCGCTCGGGGCCGGGTTCTGGCTCTCCTTCGGTGCGGTCGCGGCGATCCTGTTGGCGCTCACCGGACGCCTGCCGAGCCGCACGCCGTGGCGGCGCTGGGGACAGGTGCAGTGGGCGGTGAGCATCGGACTGTTGCCCTTGCTGTTGTTGCTGTTCGCCCGTGCCTCGCTGGTCGCGCCCCTGGTCAATTTGGTGGCGGTGCCGCTGTTCTCGCTGCTGCTGCCGCTGTTGCTGGTCGCTGCGGTGTTGAGCCTGCTGCCCGGGCTGGCTGCACCGCTGCGCGCCGTCGCCTGGCTGCTCGAGCAGGGGCTCGATGGTCTTGGCTGGATTGCCGACCAGCCGTGGTCGGCCTTCGCGCTGGCGGCGCGTCCGCCCTGGGTGTGGTTGGCCGCGACCTTGGGCGTCGCGCTGTTGCTCGCCCCGCGCGGGCTGCCGGGGCGCTGGCTGGGTCTGGTGGGGCTGGCGGCGCTGGCGCTGGTGCGCCCGCAGCCGCCACCGCCGGGCGCATTGTGGCTGACCCTGGTCGATGTCGGTCAGGGGCTGGCGGTGGTGGCGCGCACCCATGAGCACACCCTGGTCTATGACACCGGCCCAGGGTTCGCCAGTGGCTTCGAGACCGGCAGCGCGGTGCTGGTGCCGCTGTTGCGCGCCCAGGGCGTCGAGCGGGTCGACCGGCTGGTGATCAGCCATGCCGACCGTGACCATGCCGGCGGGCTGGCGGGACTGCGCCGCGGCGTGGAGGTCAGGCGTGTCGATTCGGGCGAGCCGGCTGCGCTCGGCCTCGCCGGCGTCGGGCGCTGTCGGGCGGGGCAGGGCTGGGTGTGGTCGGGGGTGCGCTTTCGCTTCCTGTACCCAGTGACCGGGGGCGGTTCGGGCAACGACGCCTCCTGTGTGCTGCGCATCGAGGTCGGGGATATCTCGGTGCTGCTCACCGGCGACATCGGCGCCGCAGTCGAGCGCCAACTCGTCGCGCGCCATGGCGCGGCCCTGCGCAGTCGCGTGCTGGTGCTCGCCCATCACGGCAGCGCCAGCTCATCGAGCGCGGCGTTGCTCGATGCCGTTGACCCCGAGCTGGCGCTGGTCGCATCGGGCTATGCCAATCACTACGGCTTCCCTGCCGAGACGGTGTGCGCGCGCCTCATCGCGCGTGACATCGAGACGCGAGGGACGGCGCACGAGGGCGCGCTGACACTGCGTCTCGATGCCGAGGGCCTGTCGATCGAGCCGGGTTGGCGCGCTCGTCATGATCGGCTCTGGCGTCATCGCCCCGCGGCCGGCTGCGCCCCGCGCTGCCCCTGGGCCTGCGGTCGCGCCCGTACCCTCGCGGCCTGGTTCGTGCCGCTGCCGGCCCCGCTCACCGCGCCGACCTGTCGGGAGCGAGCGCCGGCCATCAGCCGGACGGATTGA